The nucleotide window attttctGCTTTAACAgtaagttttttatttaaatcaactTGCCATCAAAAAAAGTATACTGTTTTCTATTTCGGTACTTCAAAGTCTCAAATTCtatactttttataaaaataacacttcagaaagatcattttttaaaatacctttaaaaaatgtgGCCAATACATATCCAAAGACCCATAATACTGACACAAAGGGTCGTCATCGGTAGAATTGTTCCTGGCATTTTCTTAGTAGTTTTAGTACAAAAGATAGGGACACCCATCAGAGTAAaaattgaaatacatttttacataaaatcttaaaatgtcGAGAAACCATGAGGCAAATCTGGATACTAATATCTCAGACAAAGGAAAATCTAAATGATCAACTCTTCAGTGGACTCTTCAAATTTTGCTTTGCCACTGACCTCAAAATCTTTTAAAGGCTTATTCAGTTTTGGGAAACCATTCCCTCCAGATTCTCTGGCTTGTGATTTTAAACAGAGGGGATGGGAATCTGCTTTGCTGATGTGCTGTCATATTCCTGCATCAGATCGTTAGTGGTGTAATAGTGCATGGCAATGTATGAACTGGCAAATCCAAAGGAGTTTCCTGGCTGTAACTTCCCCAGACTGCTGTCCTCCTGAGAAGGGCTGCTGTTATAGATACTGTAGTAAGGTTCAATCCGAGTGTTGATGGGTGTCGAGCTGCTCTGACCACAGTGCTGGTGTCCAGCAGATGCTTTGGGACTTACCACACTTTCCTTTGAGTGACTTGGGCCGCAAGCCTGGTCCACAAATTTCTTCTGTGGCTTTGGAGATAGCATGTAGGCAGAGTTTGTCTCATGATGGGAAGATTTGTTTCTATTGATTTCAAGGTTCCCTTTTCCCATGGCTCGAAGTCGAGTCTTCTGTTTGCAGCAGAGAAAGCCCAGGCCAATGTACTGGAGGCACCAGAGCACTTTCCTTCTCAGCCCAGCACTATTCCGAGAATATATAAAAGGATttaaccctgacttgaaaaatatCAGAGTAAATCCAAACAGTTCAAACTGGTAAAGGACGAAGCTCCCACTGTCTGACAGAACCGCCCGCAGCAGGGAAATCCCCAGAGGGAGACAGCACACTAGGACTGACAACACGATGATCACACAGGTGACCACAGCTTTGGAGTCCTTGGCAGTAGAAAGGTTGATGGCCGATATCAGCTGGAGTCGATTGGCAGAGGGGATCTGCATCTGGTTGGGATTCTTAGCATGTCCATGAGTCTGAATGTGATGCAGTTTGTTGTAACTCTGGTTCCTGTACAAAGCTGGCATAGTGCACTGGATAGGATCTTCACCTCCCTTCCCAGAGGCCCCCATGAATGGCTGAGGTTTAGAAGCATCAACTGTGATCACAGGGGGGCACTTTTTGACTTGAGCATTCTTCCAAAGGGTCTGAGCAATCATGATGTAAGAGACAGACACCACAGCAACACAGAAGGTAAAGTCAACAacatagagagagagaatggctttCCCTTCCCCAGCCATCAGACTGGACATGGGGAGACACAGGTGAGACTTACTGGTTCTCAGCGTAGCCAAGGTGGCAAGGGTAAAACTGGTGGCCCAGAGAAGCAGGGTGAGGAGCAAGATGCAGGAAAAGGAGGCTGTGCAATTAGGTTGCTTCCCTAGCACCATTCGAAGCCGGTGCAGGGCAATCACAGCCACCATCTTGAGGGACATGATGATGAAGCCTGAACTGGTAAGGTGAAAAGTGAAGCAGAAAGTATCTGGAATGCTCCTGGCTGAGCTGAAGAATAGCACAAAGGTGAACATGGGGGCTGTAATCCCACAGATGAAGAGGTCACAGAAAGACAAGTTCAGGATCATGAAATCAAAGTTGGTTCTGAACTTCCTGAAGGCTGGgtcaaagaaagacaagaaaacaataaagtttCCATAAGAGCCTAGACAGAAGATGATGGCAAGCAGAAAAGTGCAGGTCACCAAGGTTGCTGTGTAGATAAAATCTCGAAGATCTTCCTGGACAGAAGTGCTGTTTGCTCCCAGCAAGGGAGGCATGTACAACAAGGTGGCATTGGGAGCACTTGAATTCATCTTCAGAGAGAGGTGTCTCTTCCTTGtgttctcaaaaaacaacaaaacaaaaaaaatgaacaggaagAGAGTCAGGACCTCAACTCACAGAGCGAGGGATATATGCCAAAAGAGGGCCAAGGAAGATAAGCctgcacaaaaaaagaaaagaaaaaaaaagaaagaaagaaaacaacaacaaaaaccaaagtacacccagagacagaaagggttAGTGAGCATAGTAGTTGCATTGCATTTTACAAAAGCATTCAAATTTCTCATCTCTATTGCTTGGAAAAGTCTAACACAGAGAAGGCATCCCCAACCATTAGAAGTCCATGATCTCTTCCTGGGAGGAGTTACATCAGTGTGGTTGCAGGGACTACAGCCAGGGACAAAGGGAACTGAATCTATATCCTAGGAAGGAGCTGAGAAAGGACAAAGGGAGCTTTGGTGAAGTGAAGCCAGCTGGGTGAAAGATGATGGGCGGGGAGGAGAATGAACAGCTTGGGAAATAGAGAGTAGGCCACTGCAGCAGAAGGACAGGCAAGCAACAGGAGGTGCTTGAAATACAAGCAGGAGGGTATTGTTTATACATAATGTGGCCCTTCAATAAATGCTCATAAATCACTGACAAATCCCATTATTTTCTCTAAGGAGAAATGTCTATTTctcaggatttatttatttttcctagttTGAGAGTTAAGTTCTTGGCCAATTAAAAAGCttcctttgaaaaagaaaaatttgagagaagaagaaaaaagttaaagCAACAAAAGGTGCTTGAGATTATATTTGCAATTTCCAAGGTGCAAAGCAACCCTTTTGGGTCTGAAGATGTAGCACAATGGTACTGCACCTGTCTAGCATATAGGATGTTTGGTGTTTGATtaccagcaaacacacacatacacacacagagacacagatacacacacacacacacacacacacacacacacacacacacacacaccataccactatgtgggctagagagatggcttagtggttaaaagtatgtactgctcttgcagggaaccCAGGTTCCAGTCCCAGCATTCAGACTTGGCAGTCCAACTCTAGAGGATCAGATGCCCTTTCCTGGACTTCACGGCCACTTGCATTCATACAtgcacctcacacacacacatactttaaaaatgaagtaaaacgTTTTAAAGGCACTACATAAACTCTAAGTGTTATTATTACAACAGGAATATCCTTATCAAATAGGAGGTATGCATTCTGCATTCATTAACTTAACTTATATTAACTACATGTGTGCTAGTTTTGGGCCAGTATTGTGCTAGTTTCTGAATACATAAAGATGATTATAGATGATTAAAAGCACCTAGTACCTTAAAAGAATAACTTTCTTGCTCCTTTCTGtaatcatttttctctcttatgCAAGGAAATGTAATATATACTCACACCAATCTTCACTGTTCCCAACCCAAAAGATGTGTGTGACCTGCTGTTCATCCTCTCCCAAACAAGAATCCAGCAAGACAGATAACATGTAGTGCTCTGCTCTTGACAACTGGAAAATGTTTGCTTTGATCAAACATTGCAGGAATAACCAGTGGCACTGGGGTGGTCCAGAGCCTATGCTCAGAATATTTAACCACCAGCTTGAGCTGGAACCCAAAGGCCTCCAGGTACCAACCCTTTAGCTGTTGGATCAGGGGGTGCTGATTGGATCCAGTCAATGAGGGATTATTGGCGCTCCAAGCAACAGCTATGGACTGCCCAGAACAGAAGTCTTTTTGTAAACACATTTGGTATAAGACAGCATTTTActgtttgttaaaaataaaaatgttccttGGAGTTAATTTatgaaaagggaagaagaaaaactccatatAAGAATGCAGAGAGAGTAGAGATACTAAAGTAACAGGAATTTGGGCCAAGGAAAGTATAAGAATGATGACCCTGGATCAAGGTGCTTAGAGAAATAAAGCAGGTGGTAATGAAGTGGAATGATGAGGCACCAACATTaatcaagggaaagaaagaacagcAGGGAAAggtggagagggggagggggacactaaggctgtaattccagctactcaggagactgaggcaggagagctgcaagttcaaagccagcctaagcaACTTTGTATGACCctatagccaaaaaaaaaaaaaaaaaaaaaaaaaaaaaaaagaaaaaaagaaagaaagaaaaggctgggtGTTATAGCTTAGTAGTAATGCACTTGCCTGACATGCATGAGGTCTTAGATTCACTCCTGACATTGGGAAGATACTTTGGAATTACTTGTGGGAGCAATGTTgcacaatta belongs to Onychomys torridus chromosome 10, mOncTor1.1, whole genome shotgun sequence and includes:
- the Gpr75 gene encoding probable G-protein coupled receptor 75 isoform X2, with the translated sequence MILNLSFCDLFICGITAPMFTFVLFFSSARSIPDTFCFTFHLTSSGFIIMSLKMVAVIALHRLRMVLGKQPNCTASFSCILLLTLLLWATSFTLATLATLRTSKSHLCLPMSSLMAGEGKAILSLYVVDFTFCVAVVSVSYIMIAQTLWKNAQVKKCPPVITVDASKPQPFMGASGKGGEDPIQCTMPALYRNQSYNKLHHIQTHGHAKNPNQMQIPSANRLQLISAINLSTAKDSKAVVTCVIIVLSVLVCCLPLGISLLRAVLSDSGSFVLYQFELFGFTLIFFKSGLNPFIYSRNSAGLRRKVLWCLQYIGLGFLCCKQKTRLRAMGKGNLEINRNKSSHHETNSAYMLSPKPQKKFVDQACGPSHSKESVVSPKASAGHQHCGQSSSTPINTRIEPYYSIYNSSPSQEDSSLGKLQPGNSFGFASSYIAMHYYTTNDLMQEYDSTSAKQIPIPSV
- the Gpr75 gene encoding probable G-protein coupled receptor 75 isoform X1, encoding MNSSAPNATLLYMPPLLGANSTSVQEDLRDFIYTATLVTCTFLLAIIFCLGSYGNFIVFLSFFDPAFRKFRTNFDFMILNLSFCDLFICGITAPMFTFVLFFSSARSIPDTFCFTFHLTSSGFIIMSLKMVAVIALHRLRMVLGKQPNCTASFSCILLLTLLLWATSFTLATLATLRTSKSHLCLPMSSLMAGEGKAILSLYVVDFTFCVAVVSVSYIMIAQTLWKNAQVKKCPPVITVDASKPQPFMGASGKGGEDPIQCTMPALYRNQSYNKLHHIQTHGHAKNPNQMQIPSANRLQLISAINLSTAKDSKAVVTCVIIVLSVLVCCLPLGISLLRAVLSDSGSFVLYQFELFGFTLIFFKSGLNPFIYSRNSAGLRRKVLWCLQYIGLGFLCCKQKTRLRAMGKGNLEINRNKSSHHETNSAYMLSPKPQKKFVDQACGPSHSKESVVSPKASAGHQHCGQSSSTPINTRIEPYYSIYNSSPSQEDSSLGKLQPGNSFGFASSYIAMHYYTTNDLMQEYDSTSAKQIPIPSV